From a single Okeanomitos corallinicola TIOX110 genomic region:
- a CDS encoding sugar ABC transporter permease: MLNQLKSKNWPLIQQKLTPYLFLLPALLILFLTVFWPALQTFYLSFTNYEFIDETPKWIGFANFVKLWKDKVFWQTLENTFLYLLFVVPILVITPLILAILVNQKLRGMNWFRTAYYTPVVISMVVAGIAWKWLYAENGLLNQFLKTIGLFPDGIPWLTSPDKILGIVPISLASVMAVTIWKGLGYYMVIYLAGLQSIPADVYEAASIDGSDGIRKHLDITIPLMRPYLALVGVISAISATKVFEEVYVMTGGGPLNSSKTIVYYLYEQAFSNLELSYACTIGLALFLIMLVLSILRLFVNQQDSII; the protein is encoded by the coding sequence ATGCTAAATCAACTAAAATCCAAAAACTGGCCTCTCATCCAACAAAAACTCACCCCTTACCTATTCCTACTTCCCGCCTTATTAATACTATTCCTGACAGTCTTCTGGCCTGCACTGCAAACCTTCTACCTCAGCTTCACCAACTATGAATTTATAGACGAAACTCCTAAATGGATAGGCTTTGCTAACTTTGTCAAACTATGGAAAGATAAAGTTTTTTGGCAAACTCTAGAAAACACCTTTCTTTATTTATTGTTTGTTGTCCCCATTTTAGTCATTACTCCCCTGATTTTAGCTATTTTAGTTAATCAAAAATTACGGGGAATGAACTGGTTTAGAACTGCATACTATACCCCAGTGGTTATTTCAATGGTAGTTGCAGGAATAGCTTGGAAATGGTTATATGCAGAAAATGGTTTATTAAATCAATTTTTAAAAACTATTGGTTTATTTCCTGATGGTATTCCTTGGTTAACCAGTCCCGATAAAATCTTAGGAATTGTGCCAATTTCTCTAGCAAGTGTGATGGCCGTAACTATTTGGAAAGGTTTAGGTTATTACATGGTAATTTATTTAGCTGGTTTACAATCTATCCCTGCTGATGTTTATGAAGCTGCATCAATAGATGGTTCTGATGGTATTAGAAAACATTTAGATATTACCATTCCTTTAATGCGTCCTTATTTAGCTTTAGTTGGCGTAATTTCCGCAATTTCTGCCACAAAAGTATTTGAAGAAGTTTATGTAATGACAGGAGGCGGTCCCCTGAACAGTTCTAAAACTATTGTTTATTATTTGTATGAACAAGCATTTAGTAATTTAGAATTAAGTTATGCCTGTACAATTGGTTTAGCTTTATTTCTAATTATGTTAGTTTTATCTATTTTGAGATTGTTTGTTAATCAGCAAGATAGTATAATTTAG
- a CDS encoding type II toxin-antitoxin system VapC family toxin, whose product MSILLLDTNVVSYLFKGDTRAGEYAPILQGNRLAISFITVAELYEWAAIKQWGERRLTQLEAILASYLVIPVDVETCRIWGTIRAQQRAAGTTIASQDGWIAATAIRHTLPLVTHNPSDFQNIPNLRIISVINP is encoded by the coding sequence ATGAGTATTTTATTACTTGATACAAATGTAGTATCTTATTTGTTCAAAGGTGATACTCGTGCTGGAGAATATGCTCCAATCTTGCAAGGAAATCGTCTCGCTATTTCATTTATCACTGTAGCAGAATTATATGAATGGGCAGCTATTAAACAATGGGGTGAAAGACGGTTAACTCAATTAGAAGCGATATTGGCAAGTTACTTGGTAATTCCCGTAGATGTTGAAACTTGTCGTATTTGGGGAACAATTCGCGCCCAGCAAAGAGCAGCAGGAACTACGATAGCTTCACAAGATGGGTGGATTGCTGCAACTGCTATTAGACATACATTACCATTAGTTACACATAATCCCAGCGATTTCCAAAATATCCCAAACTTAAGAATTATTAGTGTGATTAATCCTTGA
- the psaB gene encoding photosystem I core protein PsaB, protein MATKFPKFSQDLAQDPTTRRIWYAIATGNDFESHDGMTEENLYQKIFATHFGHLAIIFLWASSLLFHVAWQGNFEQWIKDPLHVRPIAHAIWDPHFGQPAVDAFTQAGASNPVNIAYSGVYHWWYTIGMRTNQELYTGSLGLLLLAGLFLFAGWLHLQPKFRPSLAWFKSAEPRLNHHLAGLFGVSSLAWTGHLVHVAIPESRGIHVGWDNFLTVAPHPEGLTPFFTGNWGVYAQNPDTAGHLFGTSTGAGTAILTFLGGFHPQTESLWLTDMAHHHLAIAVLFIIAGHMYRTNFGIGHSIKEMLNSKSGLVPGSKSEGQFNLPHQGLYDTINNSLHFQLSLALAALGTICSLVAQHMYALPPYAFIARDYTTQAALYTHHQYIAGFLMVGAFAHAAIFWVRDYDPEQNKGNVLDRMLQHKEAIISHLSWVSLFLGFHTLGLYVHNDVVVAFGTPEKQILIEPVFAQFIQAAQGKALYGLDVLLSNPDSIAYTAYPNAGNVWLPGWLDAINSGTNSLFLTIGPGDFLVHHAFALAIHTTTLVLVKGALDARGSKLMPDKKDFGYAFPCDGPGRGGTCDISAWDSFYLAMFWMLNTIGWVTFYWHWKHLGIWQGNVAQFNENSTYLMGWFRDYLWANSAQLINGYNAYGMNNLSVWAWMFLFGHLVWATGFMFLISWRGYWQELIETLVWAHERTPLANLVRWKDKPVALSIVQARVVGLAHFTVGYIVTYAAFLIASTAGKFG, encoded by the coding sequence ATGGCAACAAAATTTCCAAAATTTAGCCAGGATCTCGCACAGGACCCGACTACTCGTCGGATTTGGTATGCGATCGCCACAGGCAACGACTTTGAAAGCCACGATGGCATGACTGAAGAGAATCTTTACCAAAAGATTTTCGCCACTCACTTCGGCCACTTGGCAATCATCTTCTTGTGGGCATCCAGCCTCCTGTTCCACGTAGCCTGGCAAGGTAACTTTGAACAGTGGATCAAAGATCCCCTTCACGTCCGTCCTATTGCCCATGCAATTTGGGACCCTCACTTCGGTCAACCCGCCGTTGACGCTTTCACCCAAGCTGGTGCAAGCAATCCTGTAAACATTGCTTATTCCGGTGTTTACCACTGGTGGTACACCATCGGGATGCGGACAAACCAAGAACTGTACACAGGCTCTTTAGGTCTACTCCTATTGGCTGGATTGTTCTTGTTTGCTGGTTGGTTACACTTACAACCCAAATTCCGTCCTAGCTTGGCTTGGTTCAAGAGTGCTGAACCCCGTTTAAACCACCACCTAGCTGGTTTGTTCGGTGTTAGCTCCTTGGCTTGGACTGGTCACTTGGTTCACGTAGCCATCCCCGAATCCCGTGGTATTCATGTAGGTTGGGATAACTTCTTAACCGTAGCTCCCCACCCAGAAGGTTTAACCCCCTTCTTTACCGGTAACTGGGGTGTTTACGCTCAGAACCCTGACACTGCTGGCCATTTATTTGGTACTTCCACTGGTGCTGGTACTGCGATTTTGACCTTCTTGGGCGGTTTCCACCCCCAAACAGAATCCTTGTGGTTGACCGACATGGCTCACCACCACTTGGCGATCGCTGTATTGTTCATCATTGCCGGTCATATGTACCGCACTAACTTCGGAATTGGTCACAGCATCAAAGAAATGCTGAACTCCAAATCCGGTTTAGTTCCCGGTAGCAAGAGCGAAGGTCAGTTTAATCTGCCCCACCAAGGTCTATACGACACCATCAACAACTCCCTGCACTTCCAACTGTCATTAGCTTTGGCAGCATTAGGAACAATTTGTTCCTTGGTAGCGCAGCATATGTACGCTCTGCCTCCCTATGCGTTTATCGCTAGGGATTACACTACACAGGCAGCACTGTACACCCACCACCAGTACATCGCTGGTTTCTTGATGGTTGGTGCATTTGCTCACGCAGCAATCTTCTGGGTTCGTGACTACGATCCTGAACAAAACAAAGGCAACGTCCTTGACCGGATGCTACAGCACAAAGAGGCGATCATCTCTCACCTCAGTTGGGTATCTCTATTCCTTGGTTTCCACACCTTGGGCTTGTACGTTCACAACGACGTAGTAGTTGCTTTCGGTACTCCTGAAAAGCAAATCTTGATTGAGCCAGTATTTGCTCAATTTATCCAAGCTGCTCAAGGTAAAGCTCTCTATGGATTGGATGTACTACTCTCCAACCCCGACAGCATCGCCTACACAGCTTACCCCAATGCCGGTAACGTATGGTTGCCCGGTTGGTTAGATGCCATTAACTCTGGTACTAACTCTCTGTTCTTAACAATTGGCCCTGGCGATTTCTTGGTTCACCACGCTTTCGCTTTGGCTATCCACACCACCACCCTGGTACTTGTTAAAGGTGCTTTGGATGCGCGTGGTTCTAAACTGATGCCCGATAAAAAGGACTTCGGTTATGCGTTCCCTTGTGATGGTCCAGGCCGTGGCGGTACTTGTGACATCTCCGCTTGGGACTCCTTCTACTTAGCTATGTTCTGGATGTTGAACACCATTGGTTGGGTAACCTTCTACTGGCACTGGAAACATCTAGGTATTTGGCAAGGTAACGTTGCCCAGTTCAACGAAAACTCTACCTATTTGATGGGTTGGTTCCGTGACTACCTCTGGGCTAACTCCGCTCAGTTAATCAACGGTTACAACGCCTACGGCATGAACAACTTGTCTGTTTGGGCTTGGATGTTCCTATTCGGACACCTTGTTTGGGCAACTGGTTTCATGTTCTTAATCTCCTGGAGAGGTTACTGGCAAGAGTTAATCGAAACCTTGGTTTGGGCGCACGAGCGTACACCTCTAGCTAACTTAGTTCGCTGGAAAGATAAGCCCGTTGCTCTCTCCATCGTTCAAGCTCGTGTGGTTGGTTTAGCTCACTTTACGGTCGGCTACATCGTCACGTACGCAGCGTTCCTCATTGCTTCTACGGCTGGTAAGTTCGGTTAA
- the psaA gene encoding photosystem I core protein PsaA: protein MTISPPEREEKKARVIVDNDPVPTSFERWAKPGHFDRTLAKGPKTTTWIWDLHALAHDFDTHTSDLEDISRKIFSAHFGHLAVVTIWLSGMLFHGAKFSNYEAWLADPLGVKPSAQTVWPIVGQDILNGDMGGGFHGIQITSGLFQVWRGWGITSSFQLYATAIGGLVLAGLFLFAGWFHYHKRAPKLEWFQNVESMLNHHLSVLLGCGSLGWAGHLIHVSAPINKLLDAGVAAKDIPLPHELLFDTAKMAELYPGFASGLTPFFTLNWGAYADILTFKGGLNPVTGGLWMTDISHHHLAIAVLFIIAGHMYRTNWGIGHSIKDILENHKGPFTGEGHKGLYENLTTSWHAQLATNLAFLGSLTIIIAHHMYAMPPYPYLATDYATQLCIFTHHIWIGGFLIVGGAAHAAIFMVRDYDPVVNQNNVLDRVIRHRDAIISHLNWVCIFLGFHSFGLYIHNDTMRALGRPQDMFSDAAIQLQPVFAQWVQNLHTLAPGTTAPNALETVSYVFGGGMLAVGGKVAAAAIPLGTADFMIHHIHAFTIHVTVLILLKGVLYARSSRLIPDKANLGFRFPCDGPGRGGTCQVSGWDHVFLGLFWMYNSLSIVIFHFSWKMQSDVWGTVDANGTVSHITGGNFAQSAITINGWLRDFLWAQAAQVINSYGSELSAYGLMFLGAHFIWAFSLMFLFSGRGYWQELIESIVWAHNKLKVAPTIQPRALSITQGRAVGLAHYLLGGIATTWAFFHAHILSVG, encoded by the coding sequence ATGACGATTAGTCCTCCGGAGCGAGAGGAGAAAAAAGCAAGAGTCATCGTTGATAACGATCCTGTACCAACTTCATTTGAAAGATGGGCAAAGCCAGGACACTTCGATAGAACCTTAGCTAAAGGACCAAAAACCACCACCTGGATTTGGGACCTCCACGCCCTCGCCCATGACTTCGATACACATACAAGCGACTTAGAAGACATTTCTCGCAAAATCTTCTCCGCGCACTTTGGCCACCTGGCTGTAGTGACGATTTGGTTAAGCGGGATGTTATTCCACGGCGCTAAATTCTCTAATTACGAAGCTTGGCTGGCTGATCCATTAGGAGTAAAGCCCAGCGCACAGACTGTTTGGCCAATCGTTGGACAAGATATTTTAAACGGTGATATGGGCGGTGGTTTCCACGGCATTCAAATCACCTCTGGCTTGTTCCAAGTATGGCGTGGCTGGGGTATCACCAGTTCCTTCCAACTATACGCAACTGCCATTGGCGGTTTAGTATTAGCAGGTTTATTCCTGTTCGCTGGTTGGTTCCACTACCATAAACGCGCTCCCAAACTGGAATGGTTCCAGAATGTGGAGTCCATGCTCAATCACCACCTATCAGTATTGCTAGGTTGCGGTTCTTTGGGATGGGCTGGTCACTTGATCCACGTGTCCGCACCAATCAACAAATTATTGGATGCAGGCGTAGCAGCTAAAGATATCCCATTGCCCCATGAATTGCTGTTTGACACAGCAAAAATGGCGGAATTATATCCTGGGTTTGCCAGTGGTTTAACACCTTTCTTCACCTTGAACTGGGGTGCTTATGCTGACATTCTGACCTTTAAAGGCGGATTGAACCCCGTAACAGGCGGCTTGTGGATGACTGATATTTCTCATCACCACCTAGCGATCGCGGTATTGTTCATCATCGCCGGTCATATGTACCGCACCAACTGGGGTATCGGTCACAGCATCAAAGATATCCTAGAAAACCACAAGGGACCCTTCACTGGTGAAGGTCACAAAGGTCTTTACGAAAACCTGACCACCTCATGGCACGCTCAGTTAGCTACCAACCTAGCTTTCTTAGGCTCTTTGACAATCATCATCGCGCACCATATGTACGCGATGCCCCCCTATCCATATTTGGCAACTGATTACGCTACTCAGTTGTGTATCTTCACCCACCATATTTGGATCGGCGGCTTCTTGATTGTTGGTGGTGCTGCTCACGCAGCCATCTTCATGGTTCGAGATTACGATCCAGTCGTTAACCAAAACAACGTCTTGGATCGGGTGATTCGTCACCGTGATGCAATCATTTCTCACCTCAACTGGGTTTGTATCTTCCTTGGCTTCCACAGCTTTGGTTTGTACATCCACAACGACACCATGCGCGCATTGGGTCGTCCTCAAGATATGTTCTCTGATGCAGCAATTCAGTTGCAACCAGTGTTTGCTCAGTGGGTACAAAACCTACACACACTAGCACCAGGAACAACAGCACCTAACGCCCTAGAAACAGTAAGTTATGTGTTTGGCGGTGGAATGTTAGCTGTAGGCGGAAAAGTAGCTGCGGCTGCGATTCCTCTAGGAACAGCTGACTTCATGATTCACCACATTCACGCCTTCACCATCCACGTGACTGTTTTGATTCTGCTCAAAGGCGTACTGTATGCTCGCAGTTCTCGTCTAATTCCAGACAAAGCCAACTTAGGCTTCCGCTTCCCTTGCGACGGTCCAGGTCGTGGTGGTACTTGCCAAGTATCTGGTTGGGACCACGTGTTCTTAGGATTGTTCTGGATGTATAACTCCTTGTCAATTGTGATTTTCCACTTTAGCTGGAAGATGCAGTCTGACGTATGGGGTACTGTAGACGCAAATGGTACAGTCAGTCACATCACTGGCGGCAACTTTGCTCAAAGTGCGATCACCATTAACGGTTGGTTGCGTGACTTCTTGTGGGCGCAAGCTGCACAAGTAATCAACTCCTACGGTAGTGAACTGTCCGCTTATGGACTCATGTTCTTGGGCGCTCACTTCATCTGGGCATTCAGCTTAATGTTCCTGTTCAGTGGTCGCGGCTACTGGCAAGAGCTAATTGAGTCCATCGTATGGGCGCACAATAAACTGAAAGTAGCTCCTACTATTCAACCCCGTGCATTGAGCATCACTCAAGGTCGGGCAGTAGGTTTAGCTCACTATCTATTAGGAGGAATTGCCACAACCTGGGCATTCTTCCACGCACACATCCTTTCAGTAGGTTAA
- a CDS encoding glutaminase, which translates to MKLTDININNVSVWVKQAQTQAEKGKVIQRIPLLSQANPDWFAVYICLSSGPTLSLGNDDCIFPLMSVIKPFSFLYLLESFNSDKVLNWVGVEPSLMAFNSLEQLIADHGHPRNPMINSGAIIIADKLPGRDGSDRTQLFCEWLNKLADIQLFLDIKMLNSVRANRSPVNLAIAEYLYQAGNIENIDSAIDTYEQICCISGTVADLGKLGQILACESNIINSQNRQLVNSVMLTCGLYEASPQYAVKIGLPMKSGISGALITIVPNQGAIACYSPALDNIGNSVAGLAFIETLSLT; encoded by the coding sequence ATGAAACTTACAGACATAAATATCAATAATGTATCTGTCTGGGTTAAACAAGCACAAACCCAAGCAGAAAAAGGAAAAGTTATTCAACGTATCCCTCTTTTATCTCAAGCTAACCCTGACTGGTTTGCTGTTTATATTTGCTTGTCTTCAGGTCCAACTTTAAGTTTAGGAAATGATGATTGTATATTTCCTTTAATGAGTGTGATTAAGCCATTTTCTTTTTTATATTTACTAGAATCTTTTAATTCAGATAAAGTATTAAACTGGGTTGGTGTCGAACCTTCATTAATGGCTTTTAATTCTTTAGAACAATTAATAGCTGATCATGGACATCCTCGTAACCCAATGATTAATAGTGGTGCTATTATTATAGCTGATAAATTACCTGGTAGAGATGGAAGCGATCGCACTCAATTATTTTGTGAATGGTTAAATAAATTAGCAGATATTCAATTATTTTTAGATATAAAGATGTTAAATTCCGTGCGTGCTAATCGTTCTCCAGTAAATTTAGCGATCGCAGAATATCTTTACCAAGCTGGAAATATTGAAAATATTGACTCAGCAATTGATACCTATGAACAAATATGTTGTATTTCTGGAACAGTAGCAGATTTGGGTAAATTAGGACAAATATTAGCTTGCGAAAGTAATATTATTAACTCCCAAAATCGTCAACTTGTTAATTCTGTTATGTTAACTTGTGGACTGTATGAAGCTTCTCCCCAGTATGCAGTTAAAATTGGTTTACCAATGAAATCTGGTATTAGTGGGGCATTAATTACAATAGTACCAAATCAAGGAGCGATCGCTTGTTATAGTCCTGCTTTAGATAATATCGGAAATTCCGTTGCAGGTTTAGCATTCATAGAAACTTTATCCCTCACATAA
- a CDS encoding thioredoxin-like domain-containing protein, whose protein sequence is MFPRIRTPELPQNNPWLNTDKPLSLKQLKGRIIILDFWTYCCINCLHILPDLKYLENKYSDSLTIIGIHSGKFDNEKEIENIRQAILRYEIEHPVVVDNDYKIWENYTVKAWPTLIIIDLQGYIIGQFSGEGHLQTIENLLIQTLNKNQPNINYQTLNFTLKKQNQPLITPLAFPSKVLATADGLFIADSGHHRIVMSTLDGEVIDIIGIGNRGLKDGDFQSCEFSAPQGMTYDQENKILYIADTENHILRKIDLQNKIVSTIAGTGKQSKIIYPHGGKALAIELNSPWDLVKIDHNLFITMAGSHQIWQMNLLTNTIYTYAGSGGEGCVDGNFQECAFAQPSGITTNGKELFIADSETSSIRSVEISKNRNVETICGSGFLFCFGDKDGVGDQVRLQHCLGVEYFNYQLFIADTYNHKIKLVNLSNGECKTFLSVEEEWTFCEPSGVSYWESYLYISDTNNHVIVKVDLDSLEIMKIELSGLCVPS, encoded by the coding sequence ATGTTTCCTCGCATTAGAACACCGGAACTACCACAAAATAATCCTTGGTTAAACACAGATAAACCTTTATCTCTCAAACAACTCAAAGGTAGAATTATTATTTTAGATTTTTGGACATATTGCTGTATTAATTGTCTGCATATATTACCAGACCTTAAATATTTAGAAAATAAATATTCAGACAGCTTAACTATTATAGGTATTCATTCTGGAAAATTTGATAATGAAAAAGAAATAGAAAATATCCGTCAAGCAATATTACGTTATGAAATAGAACATCCAGTTGTAGTAGATAACGATTATAAAATTTGGGAAAATTACACTGTCAAAGCTTGGCCGACCTTAATTATTATTGATCTACAAGGGTACATAATTGGTCAATTTTCAGGAGAAGGACATCTTCAAACTATTGAAAATCTACTCATTCAAACTTTGAATAAAAATCAACCCAATATTAATTATCAAACACTGAATTTTACTTTGAAAAAACAAAATCAGCCATTAATTACACCTCTAGCATTTCCAAGTAAAGTTTTAGCAACAGCAGATGGTTTATTTATTGCTGACTCTGGACATCATCGGATAGTTATGAGTACCTTAGACGGAGAAGTTATTGATATTATTGGAATAGGAAATCGTGGTTTAAAAGACGGTGATTTTCAAAGTTGTGAATTTTCAGCACCACAAGGAATGACCTATGATCAAGAAAACAAAATACTTTATATTGCAGATACAGAAAATCATATTCTCAGAAAAATCGATCTTCAAAATAAAATAGTATCAACAATTGCGGGAACAGGTAAACAAAGTAAAATCATTTATCCCCATGGTGGTAAAGCATTAGCAATAGAATTAAATTCACCGTGGGATTTAGTGAAAATTGATCATAATTTGTTTATAACTATGGCGGGAAGTCATCAAATTTGGCAAATGAATCTATTAACAAATACTATTTATACCTATGCTGGTAGTGGTGGTGAAGGTTGTGTAGATGGTAATTTTCAAGAATGTGCATTTGCTCAACCTAGTGGGATAACTACAAATGGTAAAGAGTTATTTATTGCTGATAGCGAAACCAGTTCAATTCGCAGTGTAGAAATATCAAAAAATAGGAATGTTGAGACTATTTGCGGTAGTGGGTTTTTATTTTGTTTTGGTGATAAAGATGGTGTAGGTGATCAGGTACGTTTACAACATTGTTTAGGTGTCGAATATTTTAATTATCAGCTTTTTATTGCAGATACATATAATCACAAAATCAAATTAGTTAATCTTAGTAATGGAGAATGTAAAACCTTTTTGTCAGTTGAAGAAGAATGGACTTTTTGCGAACCTTCTGGAGTGAGTTATTGGGAATCATATCTATATATTAGTGATACAAACAATCATGTAATTGTGAAAGTAGACTTAGATTCCTTGGAGATAATGAAGATAGAATTATCTGGTTTATGTGTACCTAGTTAG
- a CDS encoding DUF952 domain-containing protein: protein MTTMKTIFHITEHQKWHQAQILNIYHHPSLDTEGFIHASQPEQVVKTANRFFKNYQNLVILFIDTAKVQAEIRYEFGEVDELFPHIYGALNIDAVYKVIEFQIGEDGVFYLPLEISQLIDLN from the coding sequence ATGACAACCATGAAAACAATTTTTCATATTACCGAACATCAAAAATGGCACCAAGCACAAATTTTAAATATTTATCACCATCCCAGTTTGGATACTGAAGGTTTTATTCATGCTTCCCAACCAGAACAAGTTGTAAAAACTGCAAATCGGTTTTTCAAAAATTACCAAAACTTAGTTATTCTGTTCATAGATACCGCCAAAGTACAGGCAGAAATTCGCTATGAATTTGGAGAAGTAGATGAATTATTTCCTCACATTTATGGTGCTTTAAATATTGATGCTGTTTACAAAGTGATAGAATTTCAGATAGGAGAAGATGGTGTTTTTTATTTACCATTAGAAATTTCTCAATTAATTGATCTCAATTAA
- a CDS encoding DUF4089 domain-containing protein, whose translation MMKPEENISNQEFNASEYIKQMSLLLNLPINDEYQEGVIANFERIKSIAEIVNDFHLSEKIEISPVFEP comes from the coding sequence ATGATGAAACCAGAAGAAAACATAAGTAACCAAGAATTTAATGCTAGTGAATACATAAAGCAAATGTCATTATTATTAAATTTACCAATCAATGATGAATATCAAGAAGGAGTAATAGCTAATTTTGAACGCATCAAGTCAATAGCAGAAATAGTTAATGACTTTCATCTATCAGAAAAAATTGAAATTTCCCCAGTTTTTGAACCATGA